A stretch of Ipomoea triloba cultivar NCNSP0323 chromosome 11, ASM357664v1 DNA encodes these proteins:
- the LOC115997467 gene encoding proteasome subunit beta type-6-like has protein sequence MDANLLNDLDSPHSMGTTIIGVTYNGGVVLGADSRTSTGMYVANRASDKITKLTDNVYVCRSGSAADSQIVSDYVRYFLHQHTIQLGQPTTVKVAANLVRLLAYNNKNMLQTGLIVGGWDKHEGGKIYGIPLGGTILEQPFAIGGSGSSYLYGFFDQAWKEGMTQEEAEKFVVKAVSLAIARDGASGGVVRTVTINSEGVTRKFYPGDTLPLWHDEMEGHNSLLDILQTSSPEPMVS, from the exons ATGGACGCGAATTTGCTCAACGATTTGGATTCACCTCACTCGATGGGGACCACCATCATCGGCGTCACTTACAACGGCGGCGTCGTTCTCGGCGCCGATTCTCGAACCAGTACAG GAATGTATGTGGCTAATAGGGCCTCAGATAAGATCACTAAGCTCACTGATAATGTCTACGTGTGTCGTTCGGGTTCG GCAGCAGATTCGCAAATTGTTTCAGACTATGTTCGCTACTTTCTACACCAACACAC GATACAGCTTGGGCAGCCAACAACTGTTAAGGTTGCAGCAAACCTTGTCAGATTATTAGCCTACAATAACAAG AATATGCTTCAAACTGGGCTTATTGTTGGTGGCTGGGACAAACATGAAGGAGGTAAAATATATGGGATACCCCTTGGAGGCACAATATTGGAGCAGCCTTTTGCTATTGGAG GATCAGGCTCTTCTTATTTGTATGGTTTCTTTGACCAAGCATGGAAGGAAGGAATGACCCAAGAAGAAGCTGAG AAATTTGTGGTCAAGGCAGTGTCTCTTGCCATTGCGCGGGATGGTGCCAGTGGTGGTGTAGTTCGGACTGTTACT ATTAACTCGGAAGGGGTAACTAGGAAATTTTACCCAGGTGACACCCTTCCATTATGGCATGACGAGATGGAGGGACACAATTCACTTCTGGATATTTTGCAAACCAGCAGTCCTGAGCCGATGGTCAGTTGA
- the LOC115997494 gene encoding gamma carbonic anhydrase-like 2, mitochondrial: MATLARSSRRALATTLSAYLRRGQSQFRRPLATEAQAAIKESSPDRVKWDYRGQRKIIPLGQWAPKVAVDAYVAPSVVLAGQVTVWDGASVWNGAVLRGDLNKITIGFCSNVQERCVIHAAWSSPTGLPAETAIDRYVTIGAYSLLRSCTIEPECIIGQHSILMEGSLVETHAILEAGSVVPPGRRIPSGELWAGNPARFVRTLTHEETLEIPKLAVAINDLSNSYSSEFLPYSTVYLEVEKMKKSLGISI, from the exons ATGGCGACGCTGGCTCGGTCCTCTCGAAGAGCCCTAGCAACCACTCTCTCCGCATATTTGCGCCGCGGACAATCTCAGTTCCGCCGGCCGCTGGCTACGGAGGCGCAGGCGGCAATCAAGGAATCATCGCCGGATCGAGTCAAGTGGGACTATCGAGGGCAGAGAAAGATCATCCCTCTCGGGCAGTGGGCCCCTAAGGTAGCTGTGGACGCCTACGTGGCCCCCAGCGTCGTACTCGCCGGTCAGGTAACCGTCTGGGATGGCGCCTCTGTCTGGAATGGCGCCGTTCTCCGCGGGGATCTCAACAAGATCACCATCGGCTTCTGCTCCAATGTCCAGGAGAGATGTGTCATTCACGCCGCTTGGTCTTCCCCTACAG GGCTTCCTGCCGAAACAGCTATTGACAGATATGTGACCATTGGTGCGTACAGTCTCTTGAGATCCTGCACTATTGAGCCTGAATGCATCATTGGCCAGCACTCCATACTTATGGAAGGTTCTTTGGTGGAGACCCACGCAATCCTTGAAGCAGGATCTGTTGTCCCACCAGGGAGAAGAATCCCGAGTGGTGAGCTCTGGGCCGGGAATCCAGCAAGATTCGTTCGCACTCTAACCCATGAGGAGACACTGGAGATCCCTAAACTCGCTGTTGCAATAAATGATCTGAGCAATAGCTATTCCTCAGAGTTCCTACCTTACTCAACAGTGTATTTGGAAgttgagaagatgaagaaatcatTGGGAATCTCAATCTGA
- the LOC115995721 gene encoding CBS domain-containing protein CBSCBSPB1 isoform X2, which translates to MRKSQGVGSPRRSMTMSTVSSPSYARRRSLAASDNGGDTASRKSLTSTRSMGLTGERTVKRLRLSKALTVPETTTIHEACRRMAARRVDALLLTDSNALLCGIMTDKDIATRVIAREINIQETPVSKVMTRNPVFVLSDTLAVEALQKMVQGKFRHLPVVENGEVIALLDIAKCLYDAIARLERAVEKGKAIAAAVEGVEKHWGASLYGSNTFVETIRERMFRPSLSTIVPENSKIDTVQPSDTVLFAAKKMLDSRTNSTIVTVENKPCGILTSKDILMRVIAQDLSPESTLVDKVMTPNPECASVETPILDALHRMHDGKFLHLPISDKDGTVVAVVDVIHITRAAISTVGNTAGVNEETASTMMQKFWDSAMAISPHDDEEIRSEASLKLAFKGQETGISLPFPSSALPNTFAFKIEDRKGRMHRFTSDTRSMTDLITAILQRLGGDISWNNLPQILYEDEDHDQVVLSSDSDLITAVEHARSAGWKGLRLHLDYSRMPHRRLGSGSSTVEYAQTDAWTAAYSAVATGAAVMAALGILAFLRRNNN; encoded by the exons ATGAGGAAGAGCCAAGGTGTAGGATCTCCCAGGAGAAGCATGACCATGTCCACCGTCAGCTCCCCGTCCTACGCCAGAAGGAGGTCTTTAGCGGCGTCGGACAACGGCGGAGACACCGCCTCCAGGAAGTCTCTTACCTCGACGCGCTCCAT GGGACTGACTGGAGAGAGGACAGTGAAGCGATTGCGGTTGTCAAAAGCTCTTACAGTACCTGAAACAACAACTATACATGAGGCTTGCCGCCGTATGGCTGCTCGGAGAGTTGATGCTTTATTGTTGACTGACTCAAATGCATTACTATGTGGGATAATGACAGATAAG GATATTGCAACAAGAGTAATTGCTCGTGAAATTAATATTCAAGAAACACCAGTTTCTAAGGTTATGACAAGAAATCCGGTCTTTGTGCTTTCTGATACTCTTGCTGTTGAAGCTCTGCAGAAAATGGTCCAAG GAAAATTTAGACATTTGCCTGTTGTGGAAAATGGGGAGGTCATTGCTTTGCTTGATATAGCAAAATGTCTGTACGATGCTATTGCTCGCTTGGAAAGGGCAGTTGAGAAGGGAAAGGCCATAGCAGCTGCTGTTGAGGGTGTTGAAAAGCACTGGGGTGCATCTCTTTATG GCTCCAATACATTTGTTGAAACAATTAGAGAGCGGATGTTCAGACCCTCGTTGTCTACAATTGTTCCTGAGAATTCAAA GATTGACACAGTTCAACCAAGTGATACTGTTCTATTTGCAGCAAAGAAAATGCTTGATTCTCGGACAAACTCTACAATTGTAACAGTTGAGAACAAACCATGTGGAATTCTTAC TTCAAAAGACATCTTGATGCGAGTCATAGCACAAGATCTTTCCCCTGAGTCAACTCTAGTGGATAAG GTCATGACCCCTAATCCAGAATGTGCAAGTGTTGAAACACCTATTTTGGATGCTTTACATAGGATGCATGATGGAAAATTCTTACACCTGCCTATTTCTGATAAAG ATGGAAcggttgttgctgttgttgatGTAATACATATCACTCGTGCTGCTATTTCCACG GTAGGAAATACTGCTGGAGTTAATGAAGAAACTGCGAGCACTATGATGCAAAAGTTTTGGGATTCTGCTATGGCAATAAGTCCTCACGATGATGAAGAGATCCGTAG TGAAGCTTCATTGAAATTGGCCTTCAAAGGGCAAGAGACAGGAATATCACTTCCATTTCCTTCGTCAGCCCTGCCAAATACTTTTGCTTTTAAGATTGAAGACAGAAAGGGAAGGATGCATAGGTTCACTAGTG ATACTCGAAGCATGACTGATCTCATTACTGCAATCCTTCAAAGATTGGGAGGTGACATTAGCTGGAACAATCTTCCTCAGATTCTG TACGAAGATGAAGACCACGACCAGGTTGTACTTTCATCAGACAGTGATCTCATCACAGCTGTTGAGCACGCAAGGTCTGCTGGTTGGAAG GGACTAAGGTTGCACTTAGATTATTCAAGAATGCCACATCGTAGGCTGGGTTCTGGCTCAAGTACCGTAGAATATGCTCAGACAGATGCATGGACTGCAGCCTACAGCGCTGTGGCCACTGGTGCTGCAGTAATGGCTGCTCTAGGCATATTAGCATTCTTGAGAAGAAACAATAACTGA
- the LOC115995721 gene encoding CBS domain-containing protein CBSCBSPB1 isoform X1, translating to MRKSQGVGSPRRSMTMSTVSSPSYARRRSLAASDNGGDTASRKSLTSTRSMGLTGERTVKRLRLSKALTVPETTTIHEACRRMAARRVDALLLTDSNALLCGIMTDKDIATRVIAREINIQETPVSKVMTRNPVFVLSDTLAVEALQKMVQGKFRHLPVVENGEVIALLDIAKCLYDAIARLERAVEKGKAIAAAVEGVEKHWGASLYGSNTFVETIRERMFRPSLSTIVPENSKIDTVQPSDTVLFAAKKMLDSRTNSTIVTVENKPCGILTSKDILMRVIAQDLSPESTLVDKVMTPNPECASVETPILDALHRMHDGKFLHLPISDKDGTVVAVVDVIHITRAAISTQVGNTAGVNEETASTMMQKFWDSAMAISPHDDEEIRSEASLKLAFKGQETGISLPFPSSALPNTFAFKIEDRKGRMHRFTSDTRSMTDLITAILQRLGGDISWNNLPQILYEDEDHDQVVLSSDSDLITAVEHARSAGWKGLRLHLDYSRMPHRRLGSGSSTVEYAQTDAWTAAYSAVATGAAVMAALGILAFLRRNNN from the exons ATGAGGAAGAGCCAAGGTGTAGGATCTCCCAGGAGAAGCATGACCATGTCCACCGTCAGCTCCCCGTCCTACGCCAGAAGGAGGTCTTTAGCGGCGTCGGACAACGGCGGAGACACCGCCTCCAGGAAGTCTCTTACCTCGACGCGCTCCAT GGGACTGACTGGAGAGAGGACAGTGAAGCGATTGCGGTTGTCAAAAGCTCTTACAGTACCTGAAACAACAACTATACATGAGGCTTGCCGCCGTATGGCTGCTCGGAGAGTTGATGCTTTATTGTTGACTGACTCAAATGCATTACTATGTGGGATAATGACAGATAAG GATATTGCAACAAGAGTAATTGCTCGTGAAATTAATATTCAAGAAACACCAGTTTCTAAGGTTATGACAAGAAATCCGGTCTTTGTGCTTTCTGATACTCTTGCTGTTGAAGCTCTGCAGAAAATGGTCCAAG GAAAATTTAGACATTTGCCTGTTGTGGAAAATGGGGAGGTCATTGCTTTGCTTGATATAGCAAAATGTCTGTACGATGCTATTGCTCGCTTGGAAAGGGCAGTTGAGAAGGGAAAGGCCATAGCAGCTGCTGTTGAGGGTGTTGAAAAGCACTGGGGTGCATCTCTTTATG GCTCCAATACATTTGTTGAAACAATTAGAGAGCGGATGTTCAGACCCTCGTTGTCTACAATTGTTCCTGAGAATTCAAA GATTGACACAGTTCAACCAAGTGATACTGTTCTATTTGCAGCAAAGAAAATGCTTGATTCTCGGACAAACTCTACAATTGTAACAGTTGAGAACAAACCATGTGGAATTCTTAC TTCAAAAGACATCTTGATGCGAGTCATAGCACAAGATCTTTCCCCTGAGTCAACTCTAGTGGATAAG GTCATGACCCCTAATCCAGAATGTGCAAGTGTTGAAACACCTATTTTGGATGCTTTACATAGGATGCATGATGGAAAATTCTTACACCTGCCTATTTCTGATAAAG ATGGAAcggttgttgctgttgttgatGTAATACATATCACTCGTGCTGCTATTTCCACG CAGGTAGGAAATACTGCTGGAGTTAATGAAGAAACTGCGAGCACTATGATGCAAAAGTTTTGGGATTCTGCTATGGCAATAAGTCCTCACGATGATGAAGAGATCCGTAG TGAAGCTTCATTGAAATTGGCCTTCAAAGGGCAAGAGACAGGAATATCACTTCCATTTCCTTCGTCAGCCCTGCCAAATACTTTTGCTTTTAAGATTGAAGACAGAAAGGGAAGGATGCATAGGTTCACTAGTG ATACTCGAAGCATGACTGATCTCATTACTGCAATCCTTCAAAGATTGGGAGGTGACATTAGCTGGAACAATCTTCCTCAGATTCTG TACGAAGATGAAGACCACGACCAGGTTGTACTTTCATCAGACAGTGATCTCATCACAGCTGTTGAGCACGCAAGGTCTGCTGGTTGGAAG GGACTAAGGTTGCACTTAGATTATTCAAGAATGCCACATCGTAGGCTGGGTTCTGGCTCAAGTACCGTAGAATATGCTCAGACAGATGCATGGACTGCAGCCTACAGCGCTGTGGCCACTGGTGCTGCAGTAATGGCTGCTCTAGGCATATTAGCATTCTTGAGAAGAAACAATAACTGA
- the LOC115997581 gene encoding 4-hydroxyphenylpyruvate dioxygenase, whose amino-acid sequence MGKETSSSGNDHSTAENGGFKLVGFKDFVRVNPKSDHFAVKRFHHVEFWCGDATNTARRFSWALGMPIAAKSDLSTGNSAHASYLLRACGGELQFLFTAPYASSICNSASAAIPSFSADAHRAFAATHGLAVRAVALVVEDTRAAFSASVSRGAKPVSEPVTLNNQVVLAEVHLYGDVVLRFVSYLSDASAVTFLPGFEAMDGTASFQDLDYGIRRLDHAVGNVHELAPAVDYLKSFTGFHEFAEFTAEDVGTAESGLNSVVLANNDETVLLPLNEPVYGTKRKSQIQTYLEHNEGPGLQHLALTSEDIFRTLREMRKRSGIGGFEFMPSPPPTYYKNLKSRAGDVLNDEQIKECEELGILVDRDDQGTLLQIFTKPVGDRPTMFIEIIQRVGCMMKKEDGQLYQKGGCGGFGKGNFSELFKSIEEYEKMLEAKQATRAGEVSSSTMIYECDSVIH is encoded by the exons ATGGGCAAAGAGACTTCCTCCTCCGGCAACGACCACTCCACGGCGGAGAACGGCGGCTTCAAGCTGGTAGGTTTCAAGGATTTCGTTCGTGTTAATCCCAAATCCGACCACTTCGCCGTGAAACGCTTCCACCACGTGGAGTTCTGGTGCGGCGATGCTACTAACACTGCTCGCCGCTTCTCCTGGGCGCTAGGAATGCCCATTGCCGCGAAATCCGATCTTTCCACCGGAAACTCCGCTCACGCGTCGTATCTCCTACGCGCTTGCGGCGGCGAGCTTCAGTTCCTCTTCACAGCTCCCTATGCGTCCTCCATTTGTAATTCCGCCTCCGCCGCCATCCCCTCCTTCTCCGCCGACGCCCACCGCGCCTTCGCCGCCACACACGGGCTCGCCGTCCGCGCGGTCGCGCTGGTAGTTGAGGACACGCGGGCTGCGTTCTCCGCCAGCGTCTCCCGCGGCGCAAAACCCGTGTCGGAGCCCGTTACACTCAACAACCAAGTCGTACTCGCCGAAGTTCACCTCTACGGCGACGTCGTGCTCCGATTCGTTAGCTATCTCTCCGACGCCTCCGCCGTCACATTCCTACCGGGCTTCGAAGCCATGGACGGAACCGCATCCTTCCAAGACCTCGATTACGGAATCCGCCGCCTCGACCACGCCGTCGGAAACGTCCACGAGCTCGCCCCCGCCGTCGATTACCTAAAATCCTTCACCGGCTTCCACGAGTTCGCCGAATTCACCGCGGAAGACGTCGGCACCGCCGAGAGCGGCCTGAACTCTGTCGTGCTGGCTAACAACGACGAGACGGTTCTTCTCCCCTTGAACGAACCGGTTTACGGGACGAAAAGGAAGAGCCAAATTCAGACCTATCTGGAGCACAACGAAGGACCTGGACTCCAGCATTTAGCTCTTACAAGCGAAGATATCTTCAGAACACTGCGAGAAATGAGGAAGAGGAGCGGAATCGGAGGTTTCGAGTTCATGCCGTCGCCGCCGCCGACGTACTACAAGAATTTAAAGAGCAGAGCCGGCGATGTTCTGAACGATGAACAAATTAAGGAGTGTGAAGAATTGGGGATTTTAGTGGATAGAGATGACCAGGGAACTCTGCTTCAAATCTTCACCAAGCCTGTTGGAGACAG GCCGACAATGTTTATAGAAATAATCCAGAGAGTCGGGTGCATGATGAAGAAGGAAGATGGACAGCTCTATCAGAAGGGCGGGTGTGGCGGTTTTGGCAAGGGCAACTTCTCCGAACTTTTCAAATCTATCGAGGAATACGAGAAGATGCTTGAAGCTAAACAAGCTACTCGTGCAGG AGAAGTTTCCAGTTCTACTATGATTTATGAATGTGACTCAGTGATCCATTAG